In the genome of uncultured Celeribacter sp., the window CTCTCGAAACTGCCCGTTGGCCGCAATGTCGTGGTGATCGGCGGCGGGATGACCGCCGTGGATGCCGCGGTGCAGGCGAAACTTCTGGGCGCGCAGAATGTGTCTATGGTCTATCGCCGAGGCCGCGCCAGCATGTCGGCGTCCGAGTATGAACAGGAACTCGCCGCCTCGAAAGGCGTGCAGATTTTCTACAACGCGGCCCCCGTTGCGGTCTACGGCGAGGGCGCGGTCGAGGAGGTCGAGTTCGAATACACTTCCGAGGAGGGCGGCAGCCTGAAAGGCACCGGCGAGACCTTCCGCTTGCCTGCCGATCAGGTGTTCAAGGCCATCGGTCAGACACTCGACGGTGCGCCCGAAGGCATCGAGGTCACCGGCGGCAAGATCACGGTCGATGCCGTGGGACGCACCTCGATTGCGGGCGTCTGGGCCGGGGGCGATTGTGCCTCGGGCGGCGAAGACCTAACCGTGACCGCGGTGTCCGAGGGACGTGACGCCGCCGAAGACATCCACGCCAAGCTGATGGAGGGCTGAGCCATGGCCGATTTGACAAGCACCTTTTGTGGCATCACAAGCCCGAACCCCTTTTGGCTGGCCTCCGCGCCGCCGACCGACAAGGAATACAACGTCCGCCGCGCCTTTGAGGCCGGGTGGGGCGGTGTGGTCTGGAAAACGCTGGGCGAAGAAGGTCCGCCGGTCGTCAACGTCAACGGGCCGCGCTACGGGGCTATTCATGGCGCTGACCGCCGGTTGCTGGGGCTCAACAACATCGAACTGATCACCGACCGTCCGCTGGAGGTGAACCTCGAAGAAATGACGCGGGTGAAAAAGGACTACCCGGACCGGGCGCTGATTGCCTCCGTCATGGTGCCCTGTGACGCCGACAGTTGGAAGTCGATCATCCCGCGCATTGCGGAGACGGGATGCGACGGGTTCGAGCTGAACTTTGGCTGTCCGCATGGCATGGCCGAGCGCGGCATGGGTTCTGCCGTGGGGCAGGTGCCGGAATATATCGAGATGGTGACACGGTGGTGCAAGGAATCGACCGACCTGCCGGTCATCGTGAAACTGACGCCCAACATCACCAACGTGCTCTACCCGGCGGAGGCCGCGTTGCGCGGTGGCGCCGATGCGGTCAGCTTGATCAACACGATCAACTCGATCACCTCGGTCAACCTCGATGCGTTTTCGCCCGAACCGATGATCGACGGCAAAGGCACCCATGGCGGCTATTGCGGCCCGGCGGTGAAACCGATTGCGATGAACATGGTGGCCGAAATTGCCCGCAACCCGGCGACGGCAAAGCTGCCGATCTCGGGCATTGGCGGCGTGACCACCTGGCGCGATGCGGCGGAGTTCATGGCGCTGGGTGCGGGCAATGTGCAGGTCTGTACGGCGGTGATGACCTATGGCTTCAAGATCGTCGAAGAGATGATTTCGGGGCTGAGCCAGTACCTTGATGAAAAGGAAATGGCGCTCTCCGATCTGGTCGGCAAGGCCACGCCCAATGTGACGGATTGGCAATATCTCAACCTCAACCACGTCACCAAAGCGGTGATCAATCAGGACGATTGCATCAATTGCGGGCGCTGTTATGCGGCCTGTGAGGACACTTCGCATCAGGCCATCGAGATGAGCCCGGATCGCATTTTTACCGTCAAGGACGATGAATGTGTGGCCTGTAACCTTTGCGTCAATGTTTGCCCGATCGAGGGCTGTATCACTATGAAAACGCTCGAAAAAGGCGAGGTGGATGAGCGGACGGGCACGCCGGTGGGTGACTATGCCAACTGGACGACACATCCGAACAACGTCGCGGCTGTTTCCGCAGAGTGACGCGAGATTTGCCGGCTGATTTCGGTCAGCCGACAGCAGAGCACAACCATTGCCCCGGAGCCTGCGATACGCAGCCGGGGCAAGACATCACGACAGGCCCCGAGAACGTCTCGGGGTTTGTTCTTTCTCGCCTGATGCTCCTGCAGGCAAAGCTCCGCAAGGTCACCCGCTGGTGCGGTGATCAGGGTCGATTTCCATTTTGAAAATTGCGCCATCCTGGCGCTACTGGTTTCGAAGGTCACGTCAGGCGTCAGCCGTCAAAAGGTGTCCTCTGAACCGCCGCCGGGCCGGAGAGCCGGGCTTCTGGATCAATGGCCTCCGCAGGCGCATCGCTGAGCGCCATCACCTCTTCGGTGGCCATGTCTTTGGCATTGTCCTCAGAGGCGTTTGTCGTCACCTCCGGGGCCTCGGTCGCCTCTGCCTTCGCTGCATTTCTCGGTGCAATCGCCGCCTCATCTTCGGCTTGCGTGCGTTTCGCGGCAATCTCGGCAATCGTGTTGCGCAGATCGAGCTCAACCTCAAGGACAGAGGCCTGAAACGCCGGAGTCGGCCCGGTCAGGATGTCTTCGGGGATCTCCGCTGACTCCGTGTCATACGCGTCCGTCATCGCACGCTCCGATGCGGTGTCGGCGGAGGCATCAGATGCCTCGTCGAGTTTATAGGACAGGATATCGCCATTCTGGCCGGGAAGCTCGTTCCCCTTTGTATATGTTGCCGTTCCGTTCAGCGCGGTTTCCGCGATCTGAGGAACGTCTGGCTTCGGCGGATCTGGCGGTTGTCTGAATGCAAATCCACCACCTCCGAAAGCCGGCACGCCCGCGATATTGGTCATGCTAAGCTCCTTTTCTCAGGAGCCCCCACCGACATTCTTTATAATGGGTTATGGTTTTTGAAGGGTTAATATCCCCGAGTATTTTTACTCTTGGTTAACGGGCTTAACGTTTCATCGCAAAAGCGTCGCGCGACTCGCTTTCCAGCGGGTTAAGGGGCCCGATTAAGGTGTCAGCATCCGGCGGAACAGCGTGTCGAGATAGGCCGCCGCGTCCTCGAAATGCGTGTCGCCCTCTGGCCGCAGGATCGCGCGCACCTGGGCGTCGAAATCCGCGTAATGCTGTGTCGTGGACCAGATCGAGAAAATCAGATGATAGGGATCGACCTGCGCCAAAGCGCCAGAGGCGATCCAGCCCTCAATGACCTGGGCCTTTTCATCCACAAGGCTTTTCAATTCGCCCTCGATCTTGTCCATGATATTGGGCGCGCCCTGAACGATCTCATTGGCGAACAACCGGCTCTCGCGCGGGTACTCGCGGGCCATTTCGAGTTTGCGCAAAACATAGGCGAGAAGCTCTTCGACCGGCTCACCGTCCGCCTCGATTTTACGCAGAGGATCGAGCCAATTCTGCATCAACTCGTCGATCAAGGCCCGGTGGATCGCCACTTTCGAGGGGAAATAATAGAGCAGATTGGGCTTTGACAGCCCCGCCGCCTTGGCGATCTGATCAAGCGTGGAGCCGCGAAAGCCATGCTTTGAAAACACGTCCAAAGCCGCTTCCAGGATGGTTTCCGTGTTCTTTTTCTGAATGCGTGTGCGCGGTTGTCGTCCGGGCATGTGTCGCTCGATTCCCATTTCCATCCTGCCTTTTAGCGTCTGTCGCTTTATAATTGCCAAAAAAAACGCCAAATCGAAGTCTGAATTGCCTTAAATCCGCACTTGATGCAAGTTTGCATGGGTTTTAGGCGTTTGCTCTGTTTCGCGTCCGCGCGCGGTGCTGCTAGGGTTCTCTTGACCAAATGGTCAAACTTGTTGGCCGGACTTGAGGGCCTGAGGCGGGCCGCATCTGTTCGGAGACACATGCGATGCCGCCCGACCCCGAGTTGGACCCAGATCATTTGGGACAGGACAGATTTATGGAAAGGAAACCCCATGGCCGCCGCTGGTGAGAACCTCAAGATCAACTCCGAACGTCTCTGGGACAGTCTGATGGAGATGGCGAAGATCGGGCCGGGGGTCGCGGGGGGCTGTAACCGCCAGACGCTGACCGACGAAGATGCAGAGGGACGCAAACTGTTTCAGAGCTGGTGCGAAGCGGCGGGGATGACGATGGGCGTCGATGCCATGGGCACGATGTTCATGACCCGCGAAGGCACCGACCCGGACGCGCTGCCGGTTTACGTCGGTTCGCATCTCGACACCCAGCCGACCGGCGGGAAATACGACGGGGTTCTGGGCGTCTTGGGCGCTTTGGAAGCCGTGCGGACGATGAACGATCTCGGCATCAAGACGAAACACCCGATCGTGGTGACCAACTGGGCCAACGAGGAGGGCGCGCGCTTTGCGCCTGCGATGCTGGCCTCTGGTGTCTTCGCCGGCAAGCTCGATCTGGATTACGCCTACGGGCGCACCGATCTTGAGGGCAAGACCTATGGCGAGGAACTCGCTCGCATCGGTTGGAAAGGCGATGAAGAGGTCGGTGCGCGCAAGATGCACGCGTATTATGAGTTGCACATCGAACAGGGGCCGATTTTGGAGGCCGAGGGCAAGGACATCGGGGTCGTCACCCATTGTCAGGGCCTGTGGTGGCTGGAATTCACGCTCACCGGCAAAGAGGCGCACACTGGGTCTACGCCGATGGCGATGCGCACCAACGCAGGTCTCGCCATGGCGCGAATTCTGGAGATGGTGCAAGAGGTGGCGATGGATCACCAGCCGAACGCCGTCGGCGGTGTCGGCCAAATGCAATTCACGCCCAATTCGCGCAATGTGTTGCCGGGCACGGTGGTCTTTACGGTCGACATCCGCACGCCGGACATCGCCAAACTGACCTCCATGCGCAGCCAGATCGAGGAACGTGCCGCGAAGATTTGCGAAGAGATCGGGGTGGGCTGTTCCGTCGAACCCGTCGGCCATTTCGACCCGGTGACCTTCACCCCGGAGCTGGTGTCGAATGTCCGTAAAGCGGCGGAAACGCTGGGCTATTCGCATATGGACATCGTCTCGGGCGCCGGTCACGACGCCTGCTGGGCCGCCGCCGTGGCGCCCACCACGATGATCATGTGCCCCTGTGTCGACGGTCTGTCGCACAATGAGGCCGAAGAGATCACGCAGGACTGGGCGGCCGCGGGGACCGATGTGCTGTTGCATGCGGTCTTGGAAACCGCTGAGATCGTGGAATGAGTATTTGAGCCAAGAAAAAGCAGGAGCGCGCCGGGGATAAGGCGCGCCGCTTTTGCCAACAAGGAGAGAGTTATGAGCAAGGTGATCAAAGGCGGCACGGTTGTCACCGCCGATCTGACCTATAAGGCCGACGTGAAAATCGAGGATGGCAAAATCGTCGAGATCGGGCCGGACCTGACGGGCGATGAAATCCTCGATGCAGAGGGCTGTTTTGTCATGCCGGGCGGGATCGACCCGCATACGCATTTGGAAATGCCCTTCATGGGCACGCATTCCTCGGATGATTTCTACGCAGGCACGCGCGCGGCGCTGGCGGGCGGCACCACGATGGTCGTCGATTTCGCACTGCCCGATCCGGGGCAGTCGCTTTTGGATGCGATCAAGGTCTGGGACAACAAATCGGCGCGGGCCTGTTGCGATTATTCCTTCCACATGGCGATCACCTGGTGGTCGGAGCAGGTCTTTGACGAGATGAAGACTGTGACCGAGAAGGGCATCAACACCTTCAAACATTTCATGGCCTACAAGGGTTCGTTGATGGTGAACGATGACGAGATGTTCGCCTCTTTCAAACGCTGTACCGAGCTGGGCGCGACGCCTTTGGTTCATGCCGAGAACGGCGATCTCGTGGCCGAGATGACGACGAAACTTTTGGCCGAGGGCAACACCGGCCCGGAGGCCCATGCCTATTCGCGGCCTTCGCAGGTCGAGGGCGAGGCGACCAACCGCGCCATCATGATCGCCGACATGGCGGGTGCGCCGCTCTACGTGGTGCACACTTCTTGCGAAGAGGCGCACGAAGCCATCCGCCGCGCCAAGATGAACGGCAAACGCGTCTGGGGCGAGCCGCTGATCCAGCACCTTGTGTTGGACGAGAGCGAGTATTTCAACGAGGATTGGGACCACGCCGCGCGTCGGGTGATGTCGCCGCCGTTCCGCAACAAAAAGCATCAGGACAGCCTTTGGGCCGGTCTCTCCTCGGGCACTTTGTCCTGTGTGGCGACCGATCACTGTGCTTTCACGACCGAGCAGAAACGCTACGGTGTCGGTGATTTCTCGAAAATCCCGAATGGCACGGGCGGGTTGGAAGACCGACTGCCGGTGCTCTGGACCATGGGGGTCGAGACGGGCCGTATCACGATGAATGAATTTGTCGCCGTAACCTCCACAAATATCGCGAAAATCCTCAACTGCTACCCGCAGAAGGGCGCGGTTCTGGTGGGCGCGGATGCCGATCTGATCGTGATGGACCCGTCGATGTCGAAAACCATCAAGGCCGAGACACAGGCCTCTTCGATCGACTACAATGTTTTCGAGGGGATCGAGGTCACCGCGCTGCCGCGTTACGTGTTGACCCGTGGTTATGTGGCGGTCGACAAGGGCGAGTTGAAGGCCAAAGAAGGCCACGGAGACTTCATCGCCCGCGATCCGAATGCGACGGTGAACAAGGCTCTGTCGAAGTGGAAAGAGCTGACCGCACCGCGTCCGGTGGAGCGTGCCGGGATTCCGGTGACCGGCGTCTGAGCTAAGCTATGGGCAGGGCCGCACAAGGCCCGCCCGCACAACAGGGACAGGCTGCGAAACCGCAGCAAAAATAAAGACATAAGCCAATGAAAAAGCCAGTCATCGACGCGCAGAACGTCGATCTTACCTTTCAGACCAACGACGGGCCTGTGCATGCGCTCAAGGACGTCAATCTCCAGATCGACAAGGGGGATTTCGTGTCCTTCATCGGGCCGTCGGGCTGTGGCAAGACCACGTTCCTGCGCTGCATCGCCGGGCTTGAGACGCCCACCGGCGGCACGCTGACGGTCAACGGGTTGACGCCCGAAGAGGCCCGGAAATCGCGGTCCTACGGCTATGTGTTTCAGGCGGCGGGACTGTATCCGTGGCGCACGATTGCGGGCAATATCAAGCTGCCGCTTGAGATCATGGATTTCCCGAAACAGGACATGGACAAGCGGGTCGAAAAGGTGCTGGACCTCGTGGACCTCAAGGGCTTTGGCAAGAAATACCCTTGGCAATTGTCCGGGGGCATGCAGCAACGCGCTTCGATTGCCCGTGCCTTGGCCTTTGATGCGGAAATTCTGTTGATGGACGAACCCTTCGGCGCGCTCGATGAAATTGTGCGTGATAAGCTGAACGAAGAGGTCCTGAAACTCTGGGCCGCGACCAACAAGACCATCGGCTTCGTGACCCACTCGATCCCCGAGGCGGTCTATCTGTCGACCAAAATCGTCGTCATGTCCCCACGCCCCGGTCGGATCACCGATGTGATCGAGAGCCCGCTGCCGAAAGAGCGCCCGCTCGACATCCGCGACACGCCCGAGTTCATCGAGATCGCGCATCGGGTGCGCGACGGTTTGCGCGCGGGGCATGAGGCATGAGAGGGGTTGTGCGTATCGCGGGCTTTGTGGTTTGCGCTATTGGGGCGGCGATCTGCGCTCTGATCGTCTTGGCTGCGCGCTCCGATTTCACGTTTCGCGGCTGCAGGGACATCCCACGTGCGGAGTGGGGGACGACGGCCAATTGCGCCGATGCGTGGTTCGCGCAGGTGATGTTTGGCGGCCTGACCTTGGGCCTCATCGCGGGCCTTGTGGCGATTTGGTGGGGAGAGCGCGCACATGCGTAACATCCTTCCGATCCTCACCGTTCTCGCAGCCCTCATCGTCATCTGGTACGCGGCGGCCGTCAAGATGAACAGCACATGGACCTATGATCAGGCCGAACGCGCCGGCACAGAGGTCACGTTTTCCGAGTTGATCACCGACACCATGTCGCAAAAACGCCCGCTCTTGCCTGCGCCGCATCAGATCGTGACGGAGCTTTGGGATACGACGGTCGAGAAGAAAATCACCTCGAAACGCTCGATGGTTTATCAAGGCTCGATCACGCTGAAGACCACGCTTTTGGGCTTTGGCTTTGGCATCGTGATCGGCATTGCAATGGCCACCGTCATCGTGCTGAGCCGCATCGGGCGGTTGACGCTCATGCCCTGGGCGATCATTTCACAGACCATTCCGATTGTGGCCTTGGCGCCGATCATTGTCGTGCTCTCAAACGCAGTCGGCACTGGCACGCTCATGGTGCCCAAGGCGATCATCGCCGCTTATCTGAGCTTTTATCCAGTGCTCGTCTCCATGGTCAAAGGCCTGCAAAGCCCGGATCAGATGCAACTCGATTTGCTCAAGACCTATGGCGCCAGCCAGAGCGAAGTCTTCTGGAAACTGCGCCTGCCGTCCTCCATGCCCTATTTCTTTGCCTCGCTCAAAGTTTCCGTCGCCGCCGCCTTTGTCGGCGCTGTGGTGGCGGAACTGTCGACTTCGGCCATCGCGGGGCTTGGCGCACGGATGTTGATCGGGTCGCAATTCGGCGAGCCGATGATCATGTGGGCCGCGCTCTTTGCGGCGGCGATCCTGGCCGCGATCCTGATTTTCCTGGTCGGCGGGTTCGAAAAACTCGCGCGCAATCTGATGGGAGGGCGTGCGGTATGAGACCTGACACGACGTTCGAGAAAATCGCCTGGCCTCTGGGCTTTGGCCTCTTGATCTTGGTGCTTTGGGAGGTCGTGGTGCGTGCCTTTGGTGTCTCTCCCGCGATCCTGCCGCCGCCGACCGCGATTGGGGCCGCCATGGCAGGCTCCCTGCCGATCCTCTGGGAGGACTGGGTGCAAACCGTGGTCAAAGGGGCGCTCAACGGCCTCTGGATGGGCACTTTGGCGGCACTCATTCTGGCGCTGATCATCGACCGCTTCGACTTCCTGAAACGCGGTCTCATGCCGGTGGCGAATTTCTTTGCAGCCCTGCCCATCGTGGGCCTCGCGCCCATCATGGT includes:
- the hydA gene encoding dihydropyrimidinase, whose protein sequence is MSKVIKGGTVVTADLTYKADVKIEDGKIVEIGPDLTGDEILDAEGCFVMPGGIDPHTHLEMPFMGTHSSDDFYAGTRAALAGGTTMVVDFALPDPGQSLLDAIKVWDNKSARACCDYSFHMAITWWSEQVFDEMKTVTEKGINTFKHFMAYKGSLMVNDDEMFASFKRCTELGATPLVHAENGDLVAEMTTKLLAEGNTGPEAHAYSRPSQVEGEATNRAIMIADMAGAPLYVVHTSCEEAHEAIRRAKMNGKRVWGEPLIQHLVLDESEYFNEDWDHAARRVMSPPFRNKKHQDSLWAGLSSGTLSCVATDHCAFTTEQKRYGVGDFSKIPNGTGGLEDRLPVLWTMGVETGRITMNEFVAVTSTNIAKILNCYPQKGAVLVGADADLIVMDPSMSKTIKAETQASSIDYNVFEGIEVTALPRYVLTRGYVAVDKGELKAKEGHGDFIARDPNATVNKALSKWKELTAPRPVERAGIPVTGV
- the preA gene encoding NAD-dependent dihydropyrimidine dehydrogenase subunit PreA, whose protein sequence is MADLTSTFCGITSPNPFWLASAPPTDKEYNVRRAFEAGWGGVVWKTLGEEGPPVVNVNGPRYGAIHGADRRLLGLNNIELITDRPLEVNLEEMTRVKKDYPDRALIASVMVPCDADSWKSIIPRIAETGCDGFELNFGCPHGMAERGMGSAVGQVPEYIEMVTRWCKESTDLPVIVKLTPNITNVLYPAEAALRGGADAVSLINTINSITSVNLDAFSPEPMIDGKGTHGGYCGPAVKPIAMNMVAEIARNPATAKLPISGIGGVTTWRDAAEFMALGAGNVQVCTAVMTYGFKIVEEMISGLSQYLDEKEMALSDLVGKATPNVTDWQYLNLNHVTKAVINQDDCINCGRCYAACEDTSHQAIEMSPDRIFTVKDDECVACNLCVNVCPIEGCITMKTLEKGEVDERTGTPVGDYANWTTHPNNVAAVSAE
- a CDS encoding Zn-dependent hydrolase, with the protein product MAAAGENLKINSERLWDSLMEMAKIGPGVAGGCNRQTLTDEDAEGRKLFQSWCEAAGMTMGVDAMGTMFMTREGTDPDALPVYVGSHLDTQPTGGKYDGVLGVLGALEAVRTMNDLGIKTKHPIVVTNWANEEGARFAPAMLASGVFAGKLDLDYAYGRTDLEGKTYGEELARIGWKGDEEVGARKMHAYYELHIEQGPILEAEGKDIGVVTHCQGLWWLEFTLTGKEAHTGSTPMAMRTNAGLAMARILEMVQEVAMDHQPNAVGGVGQMQFTPNSRNVLPGTVVFTVDIRTPDIAKLTSMRSQIEERAAKICEEIGVGCSVEPVGHFDPVTFTPELVSNVRKAAETLGYSHMDIVSGAGHDACWAAAVAPTTMIMCPCVDGLSHNEAEEITQDWAAAGTDVLLHAVLETAEIVE
- a CDS encoding ABC transporter permease subunit, yielding MRNILPILTVLAALIVIWYAAAVKMNSTWTYDQAERAGTEVTFSELITDTMSQKRPLLPAPHQIVTELWDTTVEKKITSKRSMVYQGSITLKTTLLGFGFGIVIGIAMATVIVLSRIGRLTLMPWAIISQTIPIVALAPIIVVLSNAVGTGTLMVPKAIIAAYLSFYPVLVSMVKGLQSPDQMQLDLLKTYGASQSEVFWKLRLPSSMPYFFASLKVSVAAAFVGAVVAELSTSAIAGLGARMLIGSQFGEPMIMWAALFAAAILAAILIFLVGGFEKLARNLMGGRAV
- a CDS encoding TetR family transcriptional regulator C-terminal domain-containing protein; its protein translation is MPGRQPRTRIQKKNTETILEAALDVFSKHGFRGSTLDQIAKAAGLSKPNLLYYFPSKVAIHRALIDELMQNWLDPLRKIEADGEPVEELLAYVLRKLEMAREYPRESRLFANEIVQGAPNIMDKIEGELKSLVDEKAQVIEGWIASGALAQVDPYHLIFSIWSTTQHYADFDAQVRAILRPEGDTHFEDAAAYLDTLFRRMLTP
- a CDS encoding ABC transporter ATP-binding protein → MKKPVIDAQNVDLTFQTNDGPVHALKDVNLQIDKGDFVSFIGPSGCGKTTFLRCIAGLETPTGGTLTVNGLTPEEARKSRSYGYVFQAAGLYPWRTIAGNIKLPLEIMDFPKQDMDKRVEKVLDLVDLKGFGKKYPWQLSGGMQQRASIARALAFDAEILLMDEPFGALDEIVRDKLNEEVLKLWAATNKTIGFVTHSIPEAVYLSTKIVVMSPRPGRITDVIESPLPKERPLDIRDTPEFIEIAHRVRDGLRAGHEA